A window of Corythoichthys intestinalis isolate RoL2023-P3 chromosome 14, ASM3026506v1, whole genome shotgun sequence contains these coding sequences:
- the LOC130930034 gene encoding submaxillary gland androgen-regulated protein 3A-like, with amino-acid sequence MVVHLVIQVATNQPSGTGQGSTKPPPYAHTHNLIPVPAAMLPPHPPRSGAGPPPHPWPSVGVDPHPGRATFPQPSGASSTPTTTGAQAEHQDRVDEMWAKRGVQRKQMK; translated from the exons ATGGTGGTCCACTTGGTCATCCAAGTCGCCACTAACCAGCCCTCAGGAACAGGACAAGGGAGTACTAAACCACCACCCTATGCCCACACCCACAACCTCATACCAGTCCCCGCCGCCATGCTACCCCCACACCCACCACGAAGCGGAGCGGGCCCCCCACCTCACCCATGGCCCAGCGTAGGAGTGGACCCCCATCCAGGGAGAGCAACATTCCCCCAACCCTCTGGCGCGAGCAGCACGCCAACCACCACTGGGGCCCAAGCAGAACACCAGGACAGAGTGGATGAAATGTGG gcAAAGAGAGGCGTACAGAGAAAACAAATGAAGTAA